The Lewinellaceae bacterium DNA window GTTCAGGGCCATCACGGGCAAGACACCTCAGGGATACCGTAAGAGTCTGAGAAATTCTGCCAGTACTAGGTAAGCAGATTATAGAAGATAAATACAACCAATGCCGCACCAAATCCCAGCAGAAAAGTGCCGGGGCTGTATACCTTGTATCCGGTCTTCACGTCCATTCCTGTAAACTGTGTAACCACCCAAAATCCGCTGTCATTGGCATGCGAGAAGACGGCAGACCCGGCGCCGATGGCTACCACGGCTAATGCTTTTTGCAATTCAGTTTCAAAGCCTAGGGTTGACATCATAGGAGCTATCATCGAAGCGGTTGTCACCAAGGCAACCGTGGATGAACCCTGCGCCGTTTTTAAAGCCGCCGCAATGAAAAAAGGCAGCCAGATACCGATCTGAAGATTGGAGAATCCATCCTTAACGACTTCAGCGATTCCGGAGACTTCCAGCACCTTACCGAAAATTCCTCCGGCACCGGTAACCAGGATGATGATAGCAGCATCTATCAAGGCCTTTCCGGTCCATCCGGTGGTGGAAAGCATATCCATCGAAAACTTTGCCGGTAAGGTCATCGCCAGTAAAAGACCGATGATCAAAGCCATGAGCGGATTGCCAAAAAAGCTCAATAGTTGAAAACCGATGCCCTCCTGTTCTCCATAGGTCTGATTCACGACGGAGCTTACGATGATCAGTAGAATGGGTATGATGATCGGAAGGAAGGCATGTAAGGCACCCGGGAAGTGTTTTTCCGTTTCTACTTCGTCCTCCATATCCACCTGGGGAGCAATATAGGTTTTATCGGCCCACAGACGGGAATAAAGTATGGCCGGAATCAACACGATGAAGGATACGATCAATCCCCATAGTATAACCAGTCCCAGGTCGGCACCAATGATACCGGCAGCTGCGATGGGGCCTGGAGTAGGAGGGACCATGGTATGCGTTAGCATCAAACCCAGCATCAGGGCAGTGCCGGTACCTGCCATCGAATATCCAGCTTGCTTGGTCAGGGATTTATTGAGGGAATGCATGATGATAAAACCACTATCTGCAAATACCGGGATGGAGATCAGATAGCCGATAGAAGCCATGGCGGCATGCAAACGGCGCGGACCAATCCAGGATAGCAGTTTGCGGGCTAAACTGAATGCGCCCCCGGAGTGTTCCAGAAATGCTCCCAGGAGAACTCCGATCAGAATAACCAATCCGATTTTCTCCAGGGTTCCGCCAAATCCTGCATTGATGGCAGGAAGCAATTGATTGAGAGGAATCCCAGCCGCCAGTCCATAACATAAGGATACGCCCAGCAGGGCCAGAAAAGGGTGGATCTTCCATTTGGCCGTACATAAAATGATAAATACAATGGCCAGGATTAACAAGATGATTAACTTCACTGCGAACTATTTCTCCTAAAATAGAAATATTTCAGAGCTTGCCGGAATGTCGTTTCTATTCAGGTAGAATCATCAGGGCTATCCTTGAAATTGTTGAAGTTCTTATCTTGTTCTTACCTAATATATTTAACCTAGTAGTAACATTGTAATATGGGATATGAACACAAGGAAAAATTGCAACTCAGGCACTGGCTGGTTTATGGGGTTTTTGGGCTCTTCCTGATCGGGTGGATCTATCTTTTGATTGAAACACTGTCAAAAGGTGAACAGAACAGGACATTCTTTATTTTCTGGATTATTGTTTTTGCTATTCTGGCCGGTATAGTTGTTTATCTCCACTCCTTAAAGCTGGTTGTGAAAATAGGTGAGAAGGGCATCTCGTACAAGTATGCACCCTGGACGAAACACAAGACCTGGATCAGCTGGGATAAGATCAAATCCTGCCACGTGATCCAGTCGCCCACAGGCAGGACCTGGACCGGGTATCACGATGAATTTCATCCAACCTTTTTCATGAATGTGGACGCAAATAAGGGAATCCTTCTTGAGACGACCGATGGGACGACCTATTTCCTGGGCATTCGCAACCTGCAGAGTGTCAAAGATGCCATCTCCAAGTACATGAAAATCGACTAACCGACCGATCCGGGAAATAATAACGACATTACCCGATCCCGGTAACTTGCACCAACCGGAATTTTCTGATCTTCCAAATGTAAAAGATTGCCTTCCAGTGATCTGACCTTGTTGATCGCGACAATATATGATTTGTGGACCCGTATGAATTGGCGTGGAGGCAATACTTCTTCCAATTGTTTTAGGGAGCCCAGCGCCAATAACCGGCCTGATGCGAGGTAGTAAGCCACATATTCCTGCATACTTTTTATGTACCGGATCGACTCATAGGGGACGCGATGGATTTTGTGATCTGCACGCACCAGCAGATAATCAGGGATTTCAGTATCGGCTTTCTGTTCCGGGAGACTGCGATTATTTAAGTTGACCATCGCTTTGTTTATGGCTCGGGAGAATCGTTCAAAGGAAAAAGGCTTCAGCAAGTAATCGGTCACGTCCAGCTCAAAGCCTTCCAGGGCATATTCACTGTAAGCAGTCGTTAGAATAATAGCCGGTTGTTGTACCAGGGTCCGGATCATTTCGAGTCCGGTAAGTCCAGGCATCTGAACATCAAGAAAGAGCAGGTCGATTTGCTGACGGTTCAGTATGGCCAGGGCTTCCACCGCATTTTTACAGGACCCGGCGATTTCTATGGTTGGGATACGATCCAGATAACTGGCGATCAGTTGGCGGGCCAGTTCCTCATCATCCACGATCAATGCCTGATACTTCATGATAAAGTTAACAGGAGTGTTACGCGATAGGTTTCTTCGTTTTGCTGGACATCCAGATTATATCGCCCCGGATACAGGAGCTCCAGGCGTCTTCGGACGTTCTCGATACCAATCCCTCCGGTAGCATCCTTATGGAAATCCTGCCCGGGCCTGCTATTGGATACATCATATGTGATCTGCCGGTTTCCGACTGTCATTTTAATGGTTACCCACCCATGATCATTATCCTCTATTTTACTGTGTTTGAAGGCATTCTCTACAAATGGAATGAACAACATCGGGGCAATGGCAAGTTCTGGCTGGGATTCATCCAGTTCCAGAGTTATCTTCAGGCCGGTACTGTCTTTTAGCCGGAAGAGATGCACGTAGTTCCGGATGTACTGTACTTCCTTGCGTAAAGGCACCAGAGACTCATTACAATCGTAGAGCACATAACGCAGCATCTCGGAAAGTCTCAGAATGTTATCGGGTGCTCGTTCCGATTGCATCAGGGACAGTGTGTAAATATTATTTAAGGCATTAAAGAGAAAATGAGGATTGATTTGAGACTTAAGGAATTTGATCTCGGTCTCCAGTTTTTCTTTTTGTAAGCGGATGGTCTCCTTATCTTTTTGTTGGGCATAAATGGCAATTTCATAGAGTGAGCTGCCCAGGAATGAAGCAATCAATGGGGTAGTGGCACCCATCCAACGTTGACGTGCCAATCGCAATGAAGCCCGTCCCGGCATCCTTGTTCTTTCGCCAGAGGCAATCGGGTCCCAGAAGAACTCCGGATTTTGCACAATCCATAATAACATTATGATCACCAGGATTCCGAAGATCAGAAACAATGCATTTTGTTTGCGATAATACAGAGGTAATAAGAATTGAAGATTGATCGCAACCAATAATCCTGATGCGATGGCAGTGATCAGGTTATGTGGCAACATGTAATCCCAACCCAGGCGCAGGTCATGCGTAAAAAGCAACGGGAAAAGAAACCAAAGGATGCTCCAGAACAGGATCTGTCCCCAAAACCTGGGATGTCTGAAATCAATCATAACCTAAAGTTCTCCTTTTCCAGGGGGAGATCAAACTATTCTCAACCAATGTGCATTTTACCTCAATCATCGTTGCCGGTGACACCATGAAATGGTCCTCAGGTTCTCTTTAGCTGCGCAAGAGGTCTTCTTAATGAAAGTATAAATCGGGAGGATGATTGATAAAATTCCGCGTTTCATTGATAATATTTCCAATGGGAAAAGCAATACCACATCTTCGCATTGTAATCTTTTTCAATTTCAAATCCAAAAAGCAAGCGATCATGAACACACACAAAAGAATTTTTTTACCGGTATTTCTGCTGGCAATGACCTGGATGGTGGCACAAGCCCAGCCGGGGCCACGGGATAGGGGAGAACGGCCTCCAAGACAAGAAATGATGTCACCGGATAGCGTGGCTCAACGTCAAACACAGCGATTGACCAAAGCGCTTGATCTTACACCCGAGCAACAGAAAAAAGTGGAGAGAATCAATCTTGATGCTGCTCGGGACCGTATGGCGATGCACGACGAAATGCAGAAAGAGCAGGAAAAAATGCGTGAGAAAATGGACCAAAAGCGGGATGCACAGGATAAAGCCCTGAAAGAAGTCCTTACCGAAGAACAATATCAAAAGTTCCGGGATATGCACCAGAAAGGTCCTCGTGAAGGGATGCATGACCGACATTCCCGGTCGGGTAAAAATTTCCATCAGGGTAAACCGGGCGAACGCGAAGACAACCGGCCTCCGAAGAAAGGTGAACGTTAATTTAGCAGTTCTATATAAAGTCGTTTTGAAAGGCTTGATCGATGGAGATCAGGCCTTTTTTTGCTTCGGATTATTCGATTAGTTTCTCGATAAGTGTGGTCAGACTCTGGATATTTTCCCTGGAAGCTACCAGTACGGGGATACCCAGTTTGTCTTCCATATGATCACAGTATTTCCGCAGGTCTTTCTCCGACATACCGCTTGGATTCAGGGTGAGGGCTATTGTTTTTGCCCCCAGCATGCGTATTAGTTTGATTTCTTTTCGTACCGAGGGGATCTCGCCCCAGTCTTCCCGGTCATCAAAGTATTTCCTTGCCGGCATGTGTTGCAGTACAACGTATTTACAGGCCCCGGAAATGATCAGCTCTGAACCGGCCGGGCCGCTTGGATTGCGCAGTGCAGACTGACCTTCGATGAAGATCACATCTGGTTTTAAATTCTTTTCACATTCCAGTATAGCATGCTCCAGTTCACCACTAACAAAATCATTGAGGGTGGAATCGAAGATGAATCCGTAGGGGTATCCCTGCAGCCATCCTGTTTGGCCGGTATAGAGCATTTCGGACTTTATACCATTGGTCCGGCAGGATTCCCACAGCCACCGGCAGGTTGTTCGTTTTCCAATGGCGCAATCGGTCCCAAGTACTGCGATACGTGTCGTTTTACTCTGAAGGATCTCTCCAGTCCAGAAATGCAACTGACCGAATGATTTGGGTTTCCGGATATCGGTGAGCGTAACCTGGTGTTTATTCGCCAGCGCTGAGAATGTCGGGTCATCCGAGAGATAGGTGTGCAGTCCGTTTACCATATTTAATCCGGCCTCAATGGCATCACTGATCTCATGACGGTAATCTTCCGGCAACTTCCCACCTTCAAGGGCAACACCAATAATACAGGTATTAGCTTTACCCGGATTTTGTTTGAGAAAATCTTTCACGGAGGCAAAGACCGGTACTGACAGGTTTTTCCCATCCATCACCTCTCCGGCATCACGCCCGGCGTGATCACGATCGATAACGGCGAGAATTGTAAAACGTTCGGTTCCACGCAATAAGCCGTGCGCTGTTTTGGCATTCATGGTGTGGAGGAGGCCGTGGGTTAAAACAATGGCAGGTGTTGGCATATACTGTTACGTTAGGTGTGCTAATTTCAGACCCAATCCAGGGGCATCGGTCACATGGAGCTGACCATTTTTCAGATGCCATCCGCCTGTGGCGACATCGTCCGCCAGGTCGAAGCTGCCGTCCAGATCCAGAAATTGGGTATTGGGACATGCATAGGCAGCATGCAGGGCAGCGGCAATGCTGATGCGGGATTCATCCATACATCCCCACATCAGTGGAATGCTGTGGGTTTCCGCGATGCGGGCGATGCGGCGTGCCGGCCGGGTACCACCACTTTTCATCAACTTAATGTTGAAGTAGGCAAATCCGGTTTGTTGTTCCACATGCCGGTAAGCATGTTTAGGGGATTTCAGGGACTCATCTGCCATGCACAATGCACGTATGGGGGCCGGCATGGCCGGTAGGAGATGATCATCCGCATCTTTCAGTGGCTGTTCGATACAGATCAAATCTATGTCTCTTGTGGCATGGTAGAAGCGCCAGAGTTCATTGGTGGTATATCCCCGGTTTGCATCCACCCGGAGATGCATATAATCCCCGGTATATTCGTGGATTTTCCGAACAATCTCGATGTCATGGTCAATCTCCTGACCTATCTTGATTTTTAGGTGTGTAAATCCTGCAGACTTAAATGCATCAATGTTTTCCTTGCACTCCTGCCAGGTTTGAATACCCAATGTTACCGAAGTTGGTAGTTGTTTGATCTTCTGTCCCCAGAAGCGAACCAATGGTATCCCAAGGAAAGTACTGAAAGCATCCATCAGCGCAATGTCTGCAGCCGCTGTGGCGCCAGGGAAAACATCGGCAAAACGGTGGATCTGGTCCAGCAGAGACTCCACTTCCCGTATATCCTCACCCTTCAGGAGAGCAGGCATTTCGGTTGATAAGAACTTGAAACTCTCCTCAAAAGGTTCATTACAGACCACAATGGAAGGGGTTCCGGATCCTAAACCATAAAGTCCGTTTTCCAACACCAGTTGTATAAACATGATGTGAACATCAGCAAAGGTATGATGTGCAATGGAGTATGGTTTCTTTAATGGCAGGTGAACGGACCAGGTATTTACTTCTACGATTTGCATTGTTACGGTATTCCAATCCCAAAGCTATGATGATTTTCCAAAATCCGGCGTTCCCGGAGATTGGGTTTATTGCATTCATGAAAAAATACCTTTATCCCGGAATGAAGCGAAAGTCATTTGGATTTTTAGAGTTGATTTGGGGAGAATAAGCTGGATAAAGCCCTATTTTTCCGGGCAAAAGGAATCAATTACATGCGCATCTTTCATTCCGAATACATTCGAAATTACAGTCACTATACCTTTGGTTATGCAACCTATTGCCGTATGGACCACCGGCCGGAGATGCCGGAAATCTATGACCTGGGATTTTTACCTTATTCGGCAAATATCCGGTTGAAAGAATCTGTCTATTACCTGTGCAGGAGCCTGCGCGTGAACTTGCCTGATTACCAGCCTTCTTCGGAGAATCGTCGTACCGATCGTAAACTGGCAACATTAAATCCGGTAATGAAAATACTGCCGATCCAGGAGATGCGAGATAATGCTGATTTTCAGACTTTTTGCATGGATTATGCGGCGGTCCGGTTCAAGCATAATGCCATGAATTCCGAGCGTCTCAATTACATTTTTCATCATAGCATTGCCAGCCACGTATTTGAATTTAGGAATGAAGAGCAAATACTCGGATATGTGCTGGCCGGAATCGAGGGGTCAATGCTGCATTATTGGTTTTCTTTTTTTGACTCGGGATTGATGGAAACCTATCCCTTAGGCAAATGGATGATGTGGAAGGTCGTGGACTGGGCCAAAGAAAATAACCAGGAACATGTCTATCTGGGGACCTGTTATGGAAGTAATGCGCTGTATAAAGTAAGGGATTTTAAGGGTCTTGCTTTTTATGACGGGGCAGGGTGGAATAGGGATATGAACCTGCTCAAGAGTTGGTGTAAAACAGATGACGAGCCGGTAGAAATGGACCGGTTTAAACTGGATGGCATGCTGCCTTCAGATTGAAAGATTTTATGATCCGAGCGCTGGGACGTAGGTAATTTTTTCCAGATGATCCGTTAAGCACATGCGTGTAGCCTTTGCACCTATTTATAGATATGATCTGCCTGCGGGCCACCGATTTCCAATGGAGAAGTATGAACTGTTGCCCATGCAGCTCATTCGTGAAGGTGTGCTGGAAGAAGCTGATTTTTTCCTGCCTTCCCGGTTGACCGAAGAGGATCTTATGCTAACTCATACGTCCGCTTACTGGGACAAATTGGAACATCAGCATCTGTCTGCCAGGGAAATCCGGGCGATAGGCTTTCCGATGACCAGTTTATTGGTTGAGCGGGGGCGATATATTGCCAGAGGTACTTACGATTGTGCACAATATGCTGAATCCGAAGGGATTTCATTAAACATTGCCGGTGGCACCCATCATGCTTATGCCGATAGGGGCGAGGGATTTTGCGTATTCAATGACATTGCCATTGCTGCCCGGAAGTTGTTGCATGAAGGGAGGTGTAAAAAAATTATGGTGGTGGACCTGGATGTCCATCAGGGCAACGGTACGGCACATATTTTTCGGGAGGAGAGCCGTGTGTTTACTTTTAGCATGCATGGCCTGAAAAACTACCCATTACGAAAGGAGCATTCCAACCTGGATATTGGACTGCCTGATCACACGACGGATCTCGAATATCTTCGTGAATTAGAGCATCATTTACCCCGGATTGTGAATCAGTTCAAGCCGGACCTGGTATTTTATCAGGCTGGGGTGGATGTTCTTAAAGAGGATAAATTGGGGCGCCTGGACCTTTCCCTGGAGGGTTGTATGATGCGTGATCACTTTGTATTGAGTCTGTGTTATACGCTGGGGATTCCTGTGGTTGTAACGATGGGCGGAGGATATCCACTGCGGCTTACTACTCTGATTACAGCCCATACCAACACCTATAAGGTCGCCAGATCCCTGATCCCCTGATTTATTTGGCTCATCTTTTGCGTAGGTAATTATCAAATAAGGATTAAACCACATGGGACCATTTAAGGTCATTGCATGGTTATTGATTTTGTGGCCCTGGCAGGACGGTGCCGGTACGATTACAATCCACTGTGATGGTATTAACCAGCCAGAGCAGGGTATTATTTATATCTACCTATACAATGATTCTGCCAAATGGAATGATCCTCAGGGGTATTTTCATCTTTATAAATACAATCTGACCGCCATTCCCAATTCCGATTTCAATTTGGAAAACTTGCCTTACGGTACCTATGCGATCCGGGTCCATATCGACCTGAATGACAATGGCGTCGTCGAATACAACCTGGTGGGGCAGGCTTTAGAACAGACTGGCTTTTCCAACAACCCGATCAAGATATTCAGCAAGCCCACTTTCCGGGACTCCCGATTCGCTCTCCTGAAGCCCAATCTTAAATTGGCTATTGAAATGAAATAATACAGTTCACGGTATCATTTCGGATTAAGTTGAATTTGAACCCTTGTGTTTTCCCGTATTCTTGATTTACTGTAATACATTGGAAAGTATCTGTTCTGTTGCCACATTAAAAACAAATTGCTGTAGAAAGGGCTGGCAGGATCACCGGACTGGCCGGGATTGTTTATGGCCAGACTCAGATCCCAATCCTGAGCATCAACCAGCATTTTAAATGAAGGGCCTGAAGTCTGGTTGTCTCCATTACCCGCATTGTTGACAGTAAATCCATCACCACCACGCGGTAGAGGACCCACATTCAGACGATTGGCCAAAGCAGGATTGACCACGTCGGACAAAGTATGCTTCAGGAAGATGTGTTTGTACCTAACGTCGCCATATTTCCAGGTACCGGCATCTTTCCCAAGCCGGGCTTCCAGGTTATGCAATGCTTGCTGAAAGCTCTCCCTGATCAGTTTATCCCGGCCCGCCACGACATCGTCACCAAAAAATGGTGGTGGATAATTCAACCAGCGGATGATCAGACGCATGTCCAGATAACCGTAGATAGACTGGACGCTGGCAGGAATTGCAATGGTCTTCATTTTCTGGATCAGTTCGCGCTCCCAGGCAACAAATATGGCTGCCTCCCGTGAATCCGGACCCAACTGCTGATCCCAGGATTTTAACCAGGTCACAGCATCGGACTCCAGTTTTCGGTCCCATTGAATGGAAGACAACAATGGGATCAATGCCCTGGCAGGAAGCGAAGCATAATCTGATTGCAGCATCACAAAGTCCTGCATGGTTATCTTTTTACCCTGGTTGAGCACCTCCGAAATACGCTGACTGCGGTAAGGTGAAGACCAGGTATATCCCAGAGCTTCAGGAAATGCATAGCCGGGTGGCGTAACGTGGTCATTAGCTGTAACCCAGAATCCGGCATCTGGATCCTCAATGTGTGGTCTG harbors:
- a CDS encoding histidine kinase, with translation MIDFRHPRFWGQILFWSILWFLFPLLFTHDLRLGWDYMLPHNLITAIASGLLVAINLQFLLPLYYRKQNALFLIFGILVIIMLLWIVQNPEFFWDPIASGERTRMPGRASLRLARQRWMGATTPLIASFLGSSLYEIAIYAQQKDKETIRLQKEKLETEIKFLKSQINPHFLFNALNNIYTLSLMQSERAPDNILRLSEMLRYVLYDCNESLVPLRKEVQYIRNYVHLFRLKDSTGLKITLELDESQPELAIAPMLFIPFVENAFKHSKIEDNDHGWVTIKMTVGNRQITYDVSNSRPGQDFHKDATGGIGIENVRRRLELLYPGRYNLDVQQNEETYRVTLLLTLS
- a CDS encoding DUF2141 domain-containing protein — its product is MGPFKVIAWLLILWPWQDGAGTITIHCDGINQPEQGIIYIYLYNDSAKWNDPQGYFHLYKYNLTAIPNSDFNLENLPYGTYAIRVHIDLNDNGVVEYNLVGQALEQTGFSNNPIKIFSKPTFRDSRFALLKPNLKLAIEMK
- a CDS encoding histone deacetylase, translating into MRVAFAPIYRYDLPAGHRFPMEKYELLPMQLIREGVLEEADFFLPSRLTEEDLMLTHTSAYWDKLEHQHLSAREIRAIGFPMTSLLVERGRYIARGTYDCAQYAESEGISLNIAGGTHHAYADRGEGFCVFNDIAIAARKLLHEGRCKKIMVVDLDVHQGNGTAHIFREESRVFTFSMHGLKNYPLRKEHSNLDIGLPDHTTDLEYLRELEHHLPRIVNQFKPDLVFYQAGVDVLKEDKLGRLDLSLEGCMMRDHFVLSLCYTLGIPVVVTMGGGYPLRLTTLITAHTNTYKVARSLIP
- a CDS encoding DUF1611 domain-containing protein gives rise to the protein MPTPAIVLTHGLLHTMNAKTAHGLLRGTERFTILAVIDRDHAGRDAGEVMDGKNLSVPVFASVKDFLKQNPGKANTCIIGVALEGGKLPEDYRHEISDAIEAGLNMVNGLHTYLSDDPTFSALANKHQVTLTDIRKPKSFGQLHFWTGEILQSKTTRIAVLGTDCAIGKRTTCRWLWESCRTNGIKSEMLYTGQTGWLQGYPYGFIFDSTLNDFVSGELEHAILECEKNLKPDVIFIEGQSALRNPSGPAGSELIISGACKYVVLQHMPARKYFDDREDWGEIPSVRKEIKLIRMLGAKTIALTLNPSGMSEKDLRKYCDHMEDKLGIPVLVASRENIQSLTTLIEKLIE
- a CDS encoding GntP family permease; the protein is MKLIILLILAIVFIILCTAKWKIHPFLALLGVSLCYGLAAGIPLNQLLPAINAGFGGTLEKIGLVILIGVLLGAFLEHSGGAFSLARKLLSWIGPRRLHAAMASIGYLISIPVFADSGFIIMHSLNKSLTKQAGYSMAGTGTALMLGLMLTHTMVPPTPGPIAAAGIIGADLGLVILWGLIVSFIVLIPAILYSRLWADKTYIAPQVDMEDEVETEKHFPGALHAFLPIIIPILLIIVSSVVNQTYGEQEGIGFQLLSFFGNPLMALIIGLLLAMTLPAKFSMDMLSTTGWTGKALIDAAIIILVTGAGGIFGKVLEVSGIAEVVKDGFSNLQIGIWLPFFIAAALKTAQGSSTVALVTTASMIAPMMSTLGFETELQKALAVVAIGAGSAVFSHANDSGFWVVTQFTGMDVKTGYKVYSPGTFLLGFGAALVVFIFYNLLT
- a CDS encoding GNAT family N-acetyltransferase; the protein is MRIFHSEYIRNYSHYTFGYATYCRMDHRPEMPEIYDLGFLPYSANIRLKESVYYLCRSLRVNLPDYQPSSENRRTDRKLATLNPVMKILPIQEMRDNADFQTFCMDYAAVRFKHNAMNSERLNYIFHHSIASHVFEFRNEEQILGYVLAGIEGSMLHYWFSFFDSGLMETYPLGKWMMWKVVDWAKENNQEHVYLGTCYGSNALYKVRDFKGLAFYDGAGWNRDMNLLKSWCKTDDEPVEMDRFKLDGMLPSD
- a CDS encoding dipeptide epimerase, whose product is MQIVEVNTWSVHLPLKKPYSIAHHTFADVHIMFIQLVLENGLYGLGSGTPSIVVCNEPFEESFKFLSTEMPALLKGEDIREVESLLDQIHRFADVFPGATAAADIALMDAFSTFLGIPLVRFWGQKIKQLPTSVTLGIQTWQECKENIDAFKSAGFTHLKIKIGQEIDHDIEIVRKIHEYTGDYMHLRVDANRGYTTNELWRFYHATRDIDLICIEQPLKDADDHLLPAMPAPIRALCMADESLKSPKHAYRHVEQQTGFAYFNIKLMKSGGTRPARRIARIAETHSIPLMWGCMDESRISIAAALHAAYACPNTQFLDLDGSFDLADDVATGGWHLKNGQLHVTDAPGLGLKLAHLT
- a CDS encoding response regulator transcription factor, yielding MKYQALIVDDEELARQLIASYLDRIPTIEIAGSCKNAVEALAILNRQQIDLLFLDVQMPGLTGLEMIRTLVQQPAIILTTAYSEYALEGFELDVTDYLLKPFSFERFSRAINKAMVNLNNRSLPEQKADTEIPDYLLVRADHKIHRVPYESIRYIKSMQEYVAYYLASGRLLALGSLKQLEEVLPPRQFIRVHKSYIVAINKVRSLEGNLLHLEDQKIPVGASYRDRVMSLLFPGSVG